One window of Medicago truncatula cultivar Jemalong A17 chromosome 2, MtrunA17r5.0-ANR, whole genome shotgun sequence genomic DNA carries:
- the LOC11421609 gene encoding probable cinnamyl alcohol dehydrogenase 1 isoform X2 — translation MSSEGVGEDCLAWAARDASGVLSPYKFNRRELGSEDVYVKITHCGVCYADVIWAKNKHGDSKYPVVPGHEIAGVVAKVGPNVQRFKVGDHVGVGTYINSCRECEYCNDRFEVHCVKGSVYTFNGVDYDGTITKGGYSTSIVVHERYCFLIPKSYPLASAGPLLCAGITVYSPMIRHNMNQPGKSLGVVGLGGLGHMAVKFGKAFGLRVTVFSTSMSKKEEALSLLGADQFVVSSNQEDMRALAKSLDFIIDTASGDHLFDPYMSLLKISGVLVLVGFPSEVKFSPASLNLGSRTVAGSVTGGTKEIQEMVDFCAANGIHPDIELIPIGYSNEALERVVNKDVKYRFVIDIENSLK, via the exons ATGAGTTCTGAAGGTGTTGGTGAAGATTGCCTTGCATGGGCAGCAAGAGATGCATCTGGTGTTCTGTCGCCTTACAAATTCAATCGAAG GGAGCTCGGGAgtgaagatgtttatgttaaaattacacACTGCGGTGTTTGTTATGCTGATGTAATTTGGGCAAAGAATAAACATGGGGATTCAAAGTATCCTGTTGTACCCGG ACACGAGATTGCTGGGGTTGTGGCAAAGGTTGGTCCCAATGTCCAGCGTTTCAAGGTTGGTGACCATGTCGGAGTGGGGACTTACATCAACTCATGCAGGGAATGTGAGTATTGTAACGATCGATTCGAAGTTCATTGTGTCAAGGGATCAGTTTACACCTTTAATGGTGTTGATTATGATGGCACAATTACAAAAGGAGGATACTCCACTTCCATTGTAGTACATGAAAG GTATTGCTTCTTGATACCTAAAAGCTATCCTCTAGCTTCAGCAGGTCCTTTGCTCTGTGCTGGAATCACTGTTTATTCTCCCATGATTCGACATAATATGAATCAACCCGGCAAGTCTCTTGGAGTGGTTGGTCTTGGTGGCCTCGGTCATATGGCGGTAAAATTTGGGAAGGCATTTGGTTTGCGTGTAACGGTTTTCAGCACTAGCATGTCAAAGAAAGAGGAGGCGCTGAGCCTTCTTGGTGCAGACCAATTTGTTGTTTCATCTAATCAAGAAGATATGAGG GCGTTGGCTAAATCATTGGATTTTATAATTGACACGGCATCGGGTGATCACCTGTTTGATCCTTACATGTCACTTCTGAAGATATCTGGTGTTCTGGTCTTAGTTGGGTTCCCAAGTGAAGTCAAATTCAGCCCTGCAAGCCTTAATTTAG GATCAAGAACTGTTGCCGGAAGTGTTACAGGTGGTACAAAAGAAATACAGGAGATGGTTGACTTCTGTGCTGCAAATGGGATTCACCCAGATATAGAACTGATTCCAATTGGGTACTCAAATGAAGCTCTTGAGAGGGTCGTAAATAAGGACGTGAAATATCGTTTTGTAATAGACATTGAAAACTCCCTCAAGTAG
- the LOC11421609 gene encoding probable cinnamyl alcohol dehydrogenase 1 isoform X1, with the protein MLLCLSRIAMSSEGVGEDCLAWAARDASGVLSPYKFNRRELGSEDVYVKITHCGVCYADVIWAKNKHGDSKYPVVPGHEIAGVVAKVGPNVQRFKVGDHVGVGTYINSCRECEYCNDRFEVHCVKGSVYTFNGVDYDGTITKGGYSTSIVVHERYCFLIPKSYPLASAGPLLCAGITVYSPMIRHNMNQPGKSLGVVGLGGLGHMAVKFGKAFGLRVTVFSTSMSKKEEALSLLGADQFVVSSNQEDMRALAKSLDFIIDTASGDHLFDPYMSLLKISGVLVLVGFPSEVKFSPASLNLGSRTVAGSVTGGTKEIQEMVDFCAANGIHPDIELIPIGYSNEALERVVNKDVKYRFVIDIENSLK; encoded by the exons atgttattaTGTTTGAGTAGAATAGCTATGAGTTCTGAAGGTGTTGGTGAAGATTGCCTTGCATGGGCAGCAAGAGATGCATCTGGTGTTCTGTCGCCTTACAAATTCAATCGAAG GGAGCTCGGGAgtgaagatgtttatgttaaaattacacACTGCGGTGTTTGTTATGCTGATGTAATTTGGGCAAAGAATAAACATGGGGATTCAAAGTATCCTGTTGTACCCGG ACACGAGATTGCTGGGGTTGTGGCAAAGGTTGGTCCCAATGTCCAGCGTTTCAAGGTTGGTGACCATGTCGGAGTGGGGACTTACATCAACTCATGCAGGGAATGTGAGTATTGTAACGATCGATTCGAAGTTCATTGTGTCAAGGGATCAGTTTACACCTTTAATGGTGTTGATTATGATGGCACAATTACAAAAGGAGGATACTCCACTTCCATTGTAGTACATGAAAG GTATTGCTTCTTGATACCTAAAAGCTATCCTCTAGCTTCAGCAGGTCCTTTGCTCTGTGCTGGAATCACTGTTTATTCTCCCATGATTCGACATAATATGAATCAACCCGGCAAGTCTCTTGGAGTGGTTGGTCTTGGTGGCCTCGGTCATATGGCGGTAAAATTTGGGAAGGCATTTGGTTTGCGTGTAACGGTTTTCAGCACTAGCATGTCAAAGAAAGAGGAGGCGCTGAGCCTTCTTGGTGCAGACCAATTTGTTGTTTCATCTAATCAAGAAGATATGAGG GCGTTGGCTAAATCATTGGATTTTATAATTGACACGGCATCGGGTGATCACCTGTTTGATCCTTACATGTCACTTCTGAAGATATCTGGTGTTCTGGTCTTAGTTGGGTTCCCAAGTGAAGTCAAATTCAGCCCTGCAAGCCTTAATTTAG GATCAAGAACTGTTGCCGGAAGTGTTACAGGTGGTACAAAAGAAATACAGGAGATGGTTGACTTCTGTGCTGCAAATGGGATTCACCCAGATATAGAACTGATTCCAATTGGGTACTCAAATGAAGCTCTTGAGAGGGTCGTAAATAAGGACGTGAAATATCGTTTTGTAATAGACATTGAAAACTCCCTCAAGTAG